CGCGGATCATGGGGACATCATATTAGCGCCCCACGCTTTCAGCACGCGGTCGGCCAGGTCGGGCGCATCCGCCGGAACCGCCACGCACGCGGACATCCCGCGGAACCACGTGAGTTGCCGCTTCGCGAACTGCCGCGTGTGCGTGCGGATCAGGTCGACGGTTTCGTTCCAATCCCCGCCGGACGCTAGGTATTCGAGCAGTTCGCGGTACCCGAGCGCTTGTCGGGCCTCGCGGCTGAGCGGGTGCGGCAATTCGCACAATCGCCGGACTTCGTCCAGCCAGCCAGCTTCGAGCATCACCGTGACGCGCTGATTAATGCGGTCGTAGAGCGTTTCTCGTGGGATATCGAGTTTGACGGTCGGAATGCGGGCCGGTGGAGGAGCGGCGTGCGGCTCCTCGGTGAACGCGGGGGTGTCCCAGGTCTGCTGCCAACTCGAAATCGGCTTCCCCGTCAGTGCGTGGACCTCGAGTGCTCGCACCACACGGCGCACGTCGTTCGGGTGGAGGCGTGCGGCAGTCTTGGCGTCTACTGCTGCGAGCCGTGCATGGAGTGCAGGGTTACCGTCGCGTGCGGCTTCGGCTTCGAGCGTCCGGCGCAGCTCCTCGTCCGCGGGCGGCCCCGGGAACAGCCCGTGTAAGAGCGCTTTGAGGTAGAACGGCGTGCCGCCCACGAAGATCGGTCGTTTGCCGCGTGCGGTGATGTCGGCACACGCGACTTCCGCGCGTTCGAGCCACGACGCGACCGTGAGCGACTCCCACGGATCGAGCACATCGATGAGATGGTGCGGGACGCGCGCACGATCGGCCGCGGAGGGCTTCGCGGTACCGATGTCCATTCCGCGGTAAACGGTCATGGAATCGATCGCAACAATCTCGCCGCCAATGCGTTCGGCGAGATCGAGCGCGAGGGCGGATTTCCCGCACGCGGTCGGGCCGGTCAATATGAATGCTTGCTCGAACACAGACATTGGGACATTCTACCGAGCTACTTGCTTTTGGGATCGAGCCGGAACCGGAGTCGCTCGGCCACGGACTTCATTTCCTCTTCGGCCAGTCGGAACCGGGCCTCCGGCTTATCGAGGACGCGCGGTCGGGCGCCCGGGTTCAAACTGCTGATCCCCATCGGGGCCGAGAGAGTGTTGATCTCGGCCCGGTGGCACAATGCACACTGAGCGGCAAACGTGGTGTGTTTGGCCGATCCGTATTCCAGAAACAACCCCTGCGTTGTGTCGGGAATGAACCGGAACGGCTGCCTGCCGAGCAGCGAACCTGATCGGCTCCGGAAGTACACCCAGTGATCGATTCCGTCGTGCGAACTGGTCGAATTGTCCGCGCCGAGACGGAACGGGCCGGTCACGCGCCGCACCCGAACCTCGTCCACGACGGGCGTTGCAACAGGAATCAGCCCGTCGTCGAAGCCGACCAGAGTCAGTATTAGACCGACTTGCGTGCCGCTCGGAACTTCCGGACGGGCTGCCTTTGGTGCATTCGCAGCTTCGATCAGTTCGACGGAGCGTGTGCGGGTGCCGGCATCGAGAAACACGCGACTGGTTCGTAGTGTGGTGTCTCCGCGGAATAGTCGCGTGGACTTGCGCTCGATTTCGACCCATGCCGGTTTCGGGCTTTGGTCAAACAGAGTGGGCGGGAGGAACGGTTCGGATGGCGACTTCGCTTCCGTGCGCCCGGCGAACTGTTTGGTGAGTTCGGCCGTCCCGGAGGGAAGCCCTTCGAGAACCCGCTTGGGCTGGGCAAGTGCGCGAACCGCTTTGGCCATTGCGGTGAGTAGCTCCGGATCGTCGTGTTTCCACTTTCGATCCGATTCGAGCCGCCACCACACGCTGAGTACGTCCCACTGAAGCAGCAGGCGGGCGAGCGGCTCTTTCAGTTCGGGCACGGCCGCGACCCGATCCGCAGACGAAAGTCGATCAAGTAATGCGAGCAACCGTTCGCGCCGGTTCGCGTCCACGACGACAACGGCAGACACGCGAACGTCGCCCCCGAATGTCGTGCGATCGACCTCTGCGCCCTTGCGCTTCCCGAACTGCCAGCCCTTTACGAAGAAGTCTGCGTCGGTCCGGCTGGTCCGCTCGGAGGGCAGAACTGCAGCCACTTCTTCGGGAACGAGCGATTGGGTGAAAAGGAGCGCGTGCAGTTCGTTTAGCCAGTGGTCCGCGTCGCGTGTGTAGGTCGGTACCGGGGTGCCCGAGATCGGTAACCCTTCGCGGGAATGCCCCGCTGCGAACCGCTCCACAACGCGCGGGGCGG
This region of Gemmata massiliana genomic DNA includes:
- the miaA gene encoding tRNA (adenosine(37)-N6)-dimethylallyltransferase MiaA — encoded protein: MSVFEQAFILTGPTACGKSALALDLAERIGGEIVAIDSMTVYRGMDIGTAKPSAADRARVPHHLIDVLDPWESLTVASWLERAEVACADITARGKRPIFVGGTPFYLKALLHGLFPGPPADEELRRTLEAEAARDGNPALHARLAAVDAKTAARLHPNDVRRVVRALEVHALTGKPISSWQQTWDTPAFTEEPHAAPPPARIPTVKLDIPRETLYDRINQRVTVMLEAGWLDEVRRLCELPHPLSREARQALGYRELLEYLASGGDWNETVDLIRTHTRQFAKRQLTWFRGMSACVAVPADAPDLADRVLKAWGANMMSP